In one Scomber japonicus isolate fScoJap1 chromosome 6, fScoJap1.pri, whole genome shotgun sequence genomic region, the following are encoded:
- the dusp14 gene encoding dual specificity protein phosphatase 14 — protein sequence MGSRSQGFFHHHHHHHRSSMVPATVPRLLPENGSLLGGIAQITPNLFLSRGNVASNRSLLLSKGITCVVNATIELPNFNWPHMEYVKVPLADMPHSPISLYFDSVADKIHSVGRKRGAVLVHCAAGVSRSASLCLAYLMKYHRVSLAEAHAWVKARRPVIRPNGGFWRQLIEYERKLFGRNSVKMVQTPYGVIPDVYERDRRSLAPYWGL from the coding sequence ATGGGTTCCCGCAGCCAAGGCTtcttccaccaccaccatcaccaccatcgtAGCTCCATGGTGCCAGCTACGGTGCCGAGGCTGCTGCCAGAGAACGGCAGCCTGCTGGGGGGTATCGCACAGATCACCCCAAACCTTTTCCTCAGCAGAGGGAACGTGGCGTCCAACCGCAGCCTGCTTCTGTCTAAAGGCATCACCTGTGTGGTCAACGCCACCATCGAGCTCCCCAACTTCAACTGGCCTCACATGGAGTATGTAAAGGTCCCTCTGGCAGACATGCCGCACTCCCCCATCTCCTTGTACTTCGACAGTGTGGCCGATAAGATCCACAGCGTGGGACGAAAACGAGGGGCAGTGCTGGTGCACTGTGCAGCTGGGGTGAGCCGCTCAGCCTCTCTCTGCCTGGCGTACCTCATGAAGTACCATCGAGTGTCTCTGGCAGAAGCCCATGCCTGGGTTAAAGCTCGTCGCCCCGTCATCAGGCCCAACGGTGGCTTCTGGCGTCAGCTCATTGAATACGAGAGGAAGCTGTTCGGCAGAAACTCTGTTAAGATGGTGCAGACACCCTATGGGGTCATACCCGATGTTTACGAGAGGGACCGCAGGAGCCTGGCACCATACTGGGGCCTGTGA